A single genomic interval of Agromyces cerinus harbors:
- a CDS encoding ABC transporter permease: MAGYILRRLLQAIPVLLGTTFLIYFMVFAMPGDPIVALFGDKTPPPSVIEALRERYNLDKPFIVQYLIFLGNIFTGDLGVSFSGQPVSEILMDTFPVTLRLAAMAVFFEMVAGISIGLISGLRKGGIFDASALVVSLILISLPIFVLAFVMQWFFGIYLGWFRTTVGPGAPTQDLILPAIVLATISFAQIVRLTRASVIDTDGQDFVRTAASKGLSRGRIVPVHILRNSLIPVVTYLAVDFGTLMVGATVTEGIFNVPGVGRTLYQAIIRGEGPTVVSFVTIMVLIYLVVNLLVDLLYAVLDPRIRYAK; encoded by the coding sequence ATGGCCGGCTATATCCTGCGCCGACTGCTGCAGGCGATCCCTGTCCTGCTCGGCACCACATTCCTGATCTATTTCATGGTCTTCGCCATGCCCGGCGACCCGATCGTCGCGCTCTTCGGCGACAAGACTCCGCCCCCGTCGGTCATTGAAGCCCTGCGTGAGCGGTACAACCTTGACAAGCCGTTCATCGTCCAGTACCTGATCTTCCTCGGCAACATCTTCACGGGAGACCTCGGTGTCTCGTTCTCGGGTCAGCCGGTCTCAGAGATCCTGATGGACACCTTCCCGGTCACGCTCCGCCTCGCGGCGATGGCAGTGTTCTTCGAAATGGTCGCCGGCATCTCGATCGGCCTCATCTCGGGTCTGCGCAAGGGCGGCATCTTCGACGCGAGCGCGCTCGTCGTGAGCCTCATCCTGATCTCGCTGCCGATCTTCGTGCTCGCGTTCGTGATGCAGTGGTTCTTCGGCATCTATCTGGGGTGGTTCAGAACCACGGTCGGGCCAGGGGCTCCAACGCAAGACCTGATATTGCCGGCCATCGTGCTGGCCACCATCAGTTTCGCCCAGATCGTCCGACTGACGCGGGCGTCGGTCATCGACACCGACGGACAGGACTTCGTTCGCACCGCAGCGAGCAAGGGCCTCTCCCGTGGGCGCATCGTCCCCGTGCACATCCTGCGCAACTCCCTCATCCCCGTCGTCACCTACCTCGCCGTCGACTTCGGCACGCTCATGGTCGGCGCGACGGTGACCGAGGGCATCTTCAACGTGCCCGGCGTCGGCCGCACGCTCTACCAGGCGATCATCCGAGGTGAGGGACCGACCGTCGTCTCCTTCGTGACGATCATGGTGCTGATCTACCTCGTGGTGAACCTGCTGGTGGATCTCCTGTACGCCGTTCTCGACCCGAGGATCCGTTATGCCAAGTAA